In a single window of the Veillonella sp. genome:
- a CDS encoding M48 family metallopeptidase yields the protein MNKKLTAATLSVAMAATMAPAIMQTAPVNAASSAVQTLAGGAVAMAYVSTALNKMDNSEQGQQESLARTKEKTGYLNDSAAQARVQRILKTLEASPSVKRSYVVYANPDTEFNAFATLGRVMSVNKGALDTLDDDQLAYVMAHEIAHGEHKDIINGAKKQIGLSTAVGIAAGGSEGAALLSNVAGNYLSNQVFTMSQEKAADELGFKILSESPYNVGGAAGSMAVLRNKVGEHYREGLSQVVAPNNHPKLSDRVNNNISRMYTYSGNHVNVSNGAVYVNGDNIYSPAGSGRYTGEERAYYMAGKLARLYHNNQITPGSASYSGGTVTVAGQSIVSTPNSDVALQVATNLNNAFVKPAGAAVNAKNPVKVKQEKPKKVKQEKAKPVKAEQAKPAKGKEVKPVTKASTTKHTAKATNHSNSTNSGRKTIDR from the coding sequence ATGAACAAGAAACTTACAGCAGCTACGTTATCTGTGGCTATGGCAGCAACAATGGCGCCTGCTATTATGCAAACAGCACCTGTGAATGCGGCATCTAGTGCAGTACAAACATTGGCTGGTGGCGCTGTTGCTATGGCTTATGTATCTACTGCATTAAATAAAATGGATAACTCTGAACAAGGTCAACAAGAAAGCTTGGCACGTACTAAGGAGAAAACTGGTTACTTGAACGATAGTGCAGCGCAAGCACGCGTACAACGTATCCTGAAAACCTTAGAGGCTTCTCCTAGCGTAAAACGTTCTTATGTTGTCTATGCCAACCCTGATACAGAGTTTAATGCCTTTGCAACGCTTGGTCGCGTTATGTCTGTTAATAAAGGTGCTTTGGATACCCTTGATGATGATCAATTGGCCTATGTAATGGCCCATGAAATTGCTCATGGTGAGCATAAAGACATTATCAATGGTGCTAAAAAGCAAATCGGCCTTTCTACAGCTGTAGGTATTGCGGCGGGTGGTAGCGAAGGGGCCGCGTTATTATCTAACGTAGCAGGCAACTACTTGTCTAACCAAGTATTTACAATGAGCCAAGAAAAAGCAGCCGATGAACTAGGATTCAAGATTTTAAGCGAATCTCCATATAATGTGGGCGGTGCAGCTGGTTCTATGGCGGTTCTACGCAACAAGGTAGGGGAACACTATCGTGAAGGGCTTTCACAAGTAGTGGCACCTAACAACCATCCTAAGTTGTCTGATCGTGTAAATAACAATATTTCCCGCATGTACACATACTCTGGAAATCACGTAAACGTGTCTAATGGCGCTGTTTACGTCAATGGCGATAATATCTATAGCCCAGCAGGCAGTGGCCGCTATACAGGGGAAGAACGGGCGTATTACATGGCTGGTAAATTGGCACGGTTGTACCATAACAACCAAATTACACCAGGCTCTGCATCTTACAGCGGTGGTACTGTAACAGTAGCAGGCCAATCCATCGTATCTACGCCAAACTCTGACGTAGCATTACAAGTGGCGACAAACCTTAATAATGCCTTTGTTAAACCAGCAGGTGCGGCAGTTAATGCTAAAAACCCTGTGAAAGTGAAACAAGAGAAACCCAAAAAGGTAAAACAAGAAAAGGCTAAACCTGTGAAAGCAGAACAAGCTAAACCTGCTAAAGGTAAAGAAGTAAAACCTGTGACTAAGGCTTCTACAACAAAACATACTGCTAAAGCTACAAATCATTCAAACTCTACGAACAGTGGACGTAAAACAATCGATAGATAA
- a CDS encoding CGGC domain-containing protein: MTKKIAVLVNEDTMQRCSCGGCLKAFMNKADSFERYADEDIELIGFTHSGGDLAKKIESFKSRGVTTVHLSTCTRGKNENYESIAEQCAEAGFDVVGYTHGGAISKDGKEAVILSAKPVPSDE; this comes from the coding sequence ATGACTAAGAAAATTGCAGTTCTAGTGAATGAAGATACAATGCAACGCTGTTCTTGTGGCGGTTGCTTAAAAGCATTTATGAATAAAGCGGATTCCTTTGAGCGTTATGCAGATGAGGATATTGAGTTGATAGGCTTCACCCATAGTGGTGGCGATCTAGCCAAGAAAATCGAGTCTTTCAAGAGTAGAGGGGTTACTACGGTGCATCTTTCTACGTGTACACGTGGTAAGAATGAAAATTATGAAAGCATCGCAGAGCAGTGTGCAGAAGCGGGCTTTGATGTAGTTGGCTATACGCATGGCGGCGCCATTTCTAAAGATGGTAAAGAAGCGGTTATACTTTCAGCTAAACCAGTACCATCTGATGAATAG
- a CDS encoding helix-turn-helix transcriptional regulator: MPLKTLDKIFEKDINNPALTENYLEEKAKLENALAVLKAREAAGLTQRDLAEKSGVPQSTIARIEKGANTSLTTMCKIAFALDKQVKISLV; the protein is encoded by the coding sequence ATGCCACTAAAGACTTTAGATAAGATATTTGAAAAAGATATAAATAATCCAGCCTTAACAGAAAACTATTTAGAAGAGAAAGCCAAATTAGAAAACGCGTTAGCCGTTTTAAAAGCACGAGAGGCTGCGGGTTTAACACAGCGTGATTTAGCTGAAAAATCTGGTGTTCCACAGTCAACAATTGCCCGTATAGAAAAAGGAGCCAATACAAGTTTAACTACTATGTGCAAAATTGCATTTGCCTTAGATAAACAAGTAAAGATAAGCTTAGTATAA
- a CDS encoding CGGC domain-containing protein produces the protein MSKKIAVLVDEDRMQRCSCGGCLKAFMNKADSFERYADEDIELIGFTHSGGDLAKKIESFKSRGVTTVHLSTCTRYENENYENIAEQCAEAGFDVVGYTHCMASYPPRVPEEQGSRSWRSEAEKGNPQ, from the coding sequence ATGAGTAAGAAAATTGCGGTTCTCGTGGATGAGGATAGAATGCAGCGCTGTTCTTGTGGCGGTTGCTTAAAAGCATTTATGAATAAAGCAGATTCCTTTGAGCGTTATGCAGATGAGGATATTGAGTTGATAGGTTTTACGCATAGTGGTGGCGATCTAGCCAAGAAAATCGAGTCTTTCAAGAGTAGAGGGGTTACTACGGTTCATTTGTCTACGTGTACTCGTTATGAGAATGAAAATTATGAAAACATCGCAGAGCAGTGTGCTGAGGCCGGCTTTGATGTTGTAGGCTATACACATTGTATGGCTTCCTATCCTCCCAGGGTACCTGAAGAGCAGGGCAGTAGAAGCTGGAGAAGCGAAGCAGAGAAGGGAAATCCACAGTGA